One Nicotiana tomentosiformis chromosome 1, ASM39032v3, whole genome shotgun sequence genomic window, AATAAGGAGGAAATcaagttattacttagtagaaaaatcgggtttttttacacaattagcccgtatacgtactcgtcacctcacgtacacggcgctcatatatcaaaagtAGTACAAATCCTACTAGAATTTCCCCCACGCAAAGTtaagcaagccacttacctcgaatcaagctcaatcaatcggtaacaataccTTTTTCAtgaatatccaactctgaatggcccaaatctatccaaaaataattacatatcataaatacaactataatagactaatctaattaataaaatcaagattttaataaaaatttcgaaatccgtccttaaaaagtcaacccgggctcacgtctcggaatcggataaaagtcataaaatacgaacactcattcactcacgagtctaaccatacaagaatcactcgaatccgacctcaaatcgccttccaaAACTTAAAATTATGGCCTATGAGGTTTCTAtcaatttcccccaaatttccaactcaaatcccaaATTAGAAGATAAAAATAacgatatattcatgaaatacaaCCCAATCTAAGTTTGAACCACTTTCCCCAACAATTTCCTTGAGGAAGCCTCGAAAAATCGTCTCTCACCGAactctcaaactcccaaaatcgaaatgggaaattAACTCTCGGAACCCCTCTTTTATGCCCagcaaactcgcttctgcgagccttcaaccgcacctgcgaaaattccatcgcaggtacgAAAATCACTTAAAGGGGACTGAGTCTGCATCTGCGAacaagggccgcttctgcgagcccgcatctgcactcctctttcgcttctgcgcgtccgcttctgcggacgactCACCGTACCTTCGGCCCCAGCTGGACAAGGCCAATTCCGCTTGTGCGGCCCAATGTgcacatgtgcgattacaccaggtgcagcagcttcagcaattgcataagtccaattttctatccgttaagcatctaaaacacatccgaggcccccgggacctcaaccaaacataccaaccagtcttatatcaccatacgaacatagtcaagccctcaaatcacgtgaaacaacgctaaaatcacgaatcaccctacAATTCAaaattaaagaactttaaacttcaaactagagacatacctgaagtggtgaaatgatgaggataacgactgcgcatatcctgctcggtctcccaagtcgcctcatcgaccggttgtcccctccattgaacctttacggaagcaatgttctttgatcttagctttctgacctgcccgtctaaaatagccactagctcatcaacataagatagatccttgtccaattggacaaagctgaaatccaatacatgagctgaatcaccgtgatacttccggagcatagaaatatggaatacctgatgaactcctgctaggctgggaggtaaggcaagctcgtaATCAACTTCCCCAACTCGCTACAATACCTCAAAGGGACCGGTAAACCTCGGGCTTAATTTGCCCccctttccgaacctcataacgcccttcatatgcgaaacccggagcaagacccgctctctaactatgaatgcaacatcgcaaaccttctccaaggcatcctgaaccaagtccgtacccaataagcTGGCCTCATCTGGCTCGAACCAATCCActagggaccgacaccgcctaccatacagagcctcaaacggtgccatctgagtgctggactgataactgttgatgtaagcaaactccgcaagtggcaaaaactggtcccaagcacctccaaaatctatcacacacgcacagagcatatcctctaatatctgaatagtgcattcggactgcccgtccgtctaagggtgaaatattgtgctcaactcaacccgagtacctaactcatgctgtacagctctccagaccTGTgttgtaaactgtgtaccccggttagagatgatagataatggtacgccatgaagtctgacgatCTTAcggatgtaaattcgagccaactgcttagaagaataagtagtcatcacaggaatgaaatgagccaacttggtcaacctatccacaatcacccaaactgcatcaaacttccgctgagtccgtgggagtccaacaatgaaatccatagtgatccactcccatttccactccggaatctccaacttctgaagcaacccacccggctgttgatgttcatacttcacaatctggcaatttagacatcgggccacatactctactatgtccttcttcatcatcctctaccagtaatgttgtctcaagtcctgatacatcttcacggcatccggatgaatagagtaccgcgaaatgtgagcctcctagagaaccAACTCACACAAATCATATACATTggacacacatagcctgccctacatcctcaatgcaccatcatctcccaTAGTGacatccttagcatcaccgtgctggaccgtgtccttaaggacaagtagattggggtcatcatactgacactccctgacatgatcataaagagaagaccgagagaccacacaagccaatactcgactcggcttagaaatatccaatctcacaaactggttggctaaggcctaaacattcaacgccatgggcctctctgttgctggtagatatgctaagctccccaaactctctgccctgcgactcaaagcatcggccaccacattggccttcctagggtggtacaaaatggtgatatcataatccttaagtagctccaaccacctcctctgacgcaaattaagatccttctgcttgaacagatgctgcaaactccggtgatcggtgtaaatctcacaaggaacaccgtacaaataatgctgccaaatcttcaaggcatgaacaatagctgctaactcaagatcgtggacaggATTATTCTTTTCATGCaacttcagttgtctggacgcgtaggcaatcactctaccatcctacatcaacattgtgccgagaccaatccgcggtgtatcacaatatacagtataagaccctaaacctgtaggcaataccaatacttggttgtagtcaaagttgtattgagcttctgaaagctctcctcacattcctctgtccacctgaacggaccacccttctgggtcagtctggtcataggtgttgcaatagatgagaatccctctacaaaacgacagtaataccccgccaaaccaagaaaactccggatctttatagctgaggacggtctggccCAAacctgcactgcttcaatcttcttcggatccacatggatcccatcactcgatactatatgacccaagaatgccactgagtctagccaaaactcacattttgaaaattttgcatataacttcttttctctcaaggtctgaagtgcagtcctcaggtgctgctcatgatcctcccgactacgggagtacaccagaatgtcgtcaataaatacaatgacgaatgagtcaagataaggccggaacacactgtgcatcaaatgcattaAAGTTGttgggggcattggtcagcccaaaatacataacaagaaactcatagtgaccatatttggtcctgaaagaagtcttcgggatatctggctcatgaatcttcaactgatgatatcctgaacgtAAATCAACcttggaaaacactctagcaccctgtaattaatcaaataagtcatcaatacgaggcaatggatacctgttcttcactgtgactctgttcaactagcgataatcaatacacatccgcatagaaccatccttcttcttcttcacaaataagacatgagCACCCTAAGGTGAGACACgtcgaataaagcccttatcaagcaattcttgtaactgctccttgaactcaggaggagccatacggtacagaggaatagagatgggctgagtgcccggcaacatatcaatgccaaaatcaatatctctatcgggcggcatgcctgaaAGATCAGCTGGGAACACTTCTgtaaagtccctcactactggaactgactcaactgtaggggtatcaatactgacatctctcacataagctagatacgcgtcacaccccttctcaaccattcgttgagccttaaggaATGAAATAACTATGCTGGGAGTGTACTCTAAGGTACctatccactctaatcgcggtaaacctggcatagccagcatccctgtcttagcgtgataatcaagaatagcataatggggcgacaaccagtccatgcctaaaataatatcaaagtataCCATGCTgaacaataataaatcagctctggtctcaaaaccactaagagcagtcaaacacgaccgatacacgcggtccataaTAAGAAAATCTCCCACAGGATAGACACGTAAACAAGGAAACTCAAAGAATAccgagatacacccaaatacagggtaaaataagaggacacataagaatatatagagcctcggtcaaataatactgacgcatctctatgacagacctggacaatacctgtaatgatataATCAGAAGTgattgcctctgtacgagcaggaaggacATAATATCTGTCCTGACCTCccactctagggcgacctctacctccccgacctccacctcgggctggctgagtaggtggggtggcagctggtgctggaatcataacCTGAGGACTCGGTAgagcacgttgtggctgagaagtctgtggaggtgtaccccttttaaatctggggcaatccctcattatatggcgagtgtcaccacactcaaaacaagctctgggagggcgtggcagctgtgactggctcgggccaggtctgttggactggccgctagtagcaccccgagcaggaggcacactagatactggcggtgcataataaagctcctggggcctagaaggacctggaacaccgctggaggctggaagagctgaatgaacggggcgactcacataacccctaccatggcgagctgctggggcacgagcactaAAATatgaaccagtctctcgagacctcttggcctccatcTCCTCTCTATCCCTGGCAAGCATGCCCTCTAATCTCCTTGCAATACTCATAacttgctgataagaaatatccatctccaactccctggccatactaatccggatactggggtgaagtccctcaataaaccgtccaACCCtatctcgaactgtggcaaccaaggccggtgcatgtcaggccaaatcactgaagcggactgtatactctgacacagtcatagatccctagcgcaactgctcaaactctgcgcaccatgtatccctgaggctctgagggacatactctctaaaaaacatatccgagaactgagtccatgtaagtaaaGCTGCCTCAATTGGACTActtaactcataagcacgccacccctgataggctgctcctctaagctgaaaggtggtaaaagaaatcacactcgtctccgctacgcccatagtacagagaatacaatgacacccctctagaaaaccctgagcatcatctgtagccaatccgctgaaggtaggtaggtggtacttcttgtacctctcaagtctgagctgctcctcctcagaagctgctgtcctaacctcaggctgagctAGAACTACCGGCTGCATTAGTACAATCTCTGTAACCTGGTCGAATGAACCCGCTTCTCTGGAGTACCAGcgatgggagtttgtgctcctctcccgacctgagatgtggcaggagcaagtggaatcaatccagtcTGAGTTAAGGtgatgaacatgctcagaaactaggctagagtctcctggagggctgatGCAGAAATAGGTACCTCATGTGTCTgtcctccagctggagctactgggggctcctccgtagcagctcgtgcgggtgctctggttgcaccacgtggacgtcctcggcctctaccccggccccggcctctcgcggctctagcagggggcgcgggtgcctggtcatcagattcgcttgtacgtgtcctcaccatctgtgagagaatagaatacacaagtttagaatttttgaagtcaacaatcttcgcacgacaaggaatcaaagtagtgaaattttcctaacaattccatagcctccagaagataagtacagacgtctccgtaccgatccgcaagactctaataaactagcttgtgactcacgacacctatgaacctagatctctgataccaacttgtcatgacccaatttcccctccgtatgatgttgtgatggcacctagtctttacgactaggtaagcctaacatttgcggaataatgaaatgaaaatataaatttaacaactaattgtagcaataacaacataactgggtaccatgccgcttggcatgtacaataactgactattcaaaaatacacaaaaattcCAAAACCCGAAACACCGTGAATCATAAACTACataaggaaaatctagtgtctctatacatcagagtctatcaaaagaaaaatacagaagataatggacattgggaagagtagaaggggactccgaggtctgcggacgcggcagatataccttgaagtctccaaagctgtctcggCTCACTAACAGTGCGGCTGATaaagagcacctggatctgcacacgaaaacatgtgcagatagtagcatgagtacaccacaatcggtaccccagtaagtgccaatcctaacctcggtcgagtagtgacgaggccaggtcagggccctactggtatatatataataaaacaagatagaataaaataccgcagtaaaataaagactgaaatttaacaagaatgaaatcatagaagacaacagctcagtacacagagataacaacaagggatctctcgagataccgtctcatagtcccaaacgtaaatgtgtagtacagggggatctctcgaaataccgttccgtagtctcaaaACAAATATGCAGAGGGAtctaaaaagtcaactcgggcccacgtctcggaatcggataaaagtcacaaaatacgaactcccattcactcacgagtctaaccatacaagaatcACTCAAATCCGATCTCAAATCGCCTTCCAAAACTGAAAATTATGGCCTATGAGGTTTCTatcattttcccccaaatttccaactcaaatcccaaattagaagacaaaaataacgatatattcatgaaatataacccaaTTTGAGTTTgaaccacttaccccaacaatttcCTTGAAGAAGCCTCGaaaaatcgtctcccaccgagctctcaaactcccaaaatagAAATGGGAAATTAACTCTCGGAACCCCTCTTTTATGCCCagcaaactcgcttctgcgagccttcaaccgcacctgcggaaattccatcggaagtgcgaaaatcactta contains:
- the LOC138906848 gene encoding uncharacterized protein encodes the protein MARELEMDISYQQVMSIARRLEGMLARDREEMEAKRSRETGSYFSARAPAARHGMDWLSPHYAILDYHAKTGMLAMPGLPRLEWIGTLEYTPSIVISFLKAQRMVEKGCDAYLAYVRDVSIDTPTVESVPVVRDFTEVFPADLSGMPPDRDIDFGIDMLPGTQPISIPLYRMAPPEFKEQLQELLDKGFIRRVSP